The following are encoded together in the Melitaea cinxia chromosome 22, ilMelCinx1.1, whole genome shotgun sequence genome:
- the LOC123664463 gene encoding uncharacterized protein LOC123664463: MSLLQNLPYKEYKYVLTLSAEKCELIAKLADLKISFNDSKKPGETLIKHLDRRGCSLQQYRTLIHTAFNTKTIITYYQPFSKVAVLIANEKYEHLSKLTTPSIDCDSLACNLRNLGFITVTVKNTKVGDLKDILQNIFQAIPGDSYCFVFYAGHGCELCNTKCILSIDCPMENIDFSHCITENWLLREVEKCKPETCILIMDMCRINLDRSTNPKLYSSMADLESYSIHNNLFISYSTQSSQAAYEVLQIECTTTIDNILTYELKTGDTEKIVPGSSQYVNALCTRLVDNFDISTLLDKVHADVENSIKKQRPIKVQCGVAKRSLYDPVKGDTKELLTKMREVLQDYKENCAVF, encoded by the exons atgtcTCTATTACAAAATCTGCCTTACAAAGAATACAAATATGTTTTGACGTTAAGTGCAGAAAAATGTGAACTCATAGCCAAGTTAGCAGATTTAAA aaTATCATTCAATGATAGTAAAAAGCCAGGTGAAACGTTGATCAAACATCTAGATCGTCGTGGCTGCTCATTACAACAGTATAGAACCCTTATCCATACTGCATTCAATACAAAAACTATAATTACGTATTACCAACCCTTTTCAAAGGTCGCTGTACTCAttgcaaatgaaaaatatgAACATTTATCCAAACTAACCACTCCATCTATAGACTGTGATTCGTTAGCATGTAATTTAAGAAATCTGGGTTTTATCACAGTTactgtaaaaaatacaaaagttggTGATTTGAAGGATATTTTACAGAACATATTTCAAGCAATACCTGGGGACTCTTATT GTTTTGTATTTTATGCTGGTCATGGCTGTGAATTATGCAACACAAAATGTATTCTTAGCATAGATTGTCCGATGGAAAATATCGACTTTAGTCATTGTATCACTGAGAACTGGTTGTTACGTGAAGTGGAAAAATGTAAACCAGAAACTTGCATACTTATCATGGATATGTGCAGAATTAATTTAGATAG GAGTACTAATCCAAAACTATACTCATCAATGGCTGACTTAGAAAGTTACTCGATAcataataatctttttataaGTTACTCTACACAGTCTTCACAAGCGGCATACGAGGTTTTACAAATTGAATGTACAACAACAATTGATAATATTCTTACATATGAATTAAAAACAGGTGATACGGAGAAAATAGTTCCTGGAAGTAGTCAATATGTTAATGCTTTGTGTACGAGATTAGTAGATAACTTTGATATAAGTACGTTATTAGATAAAGTTCACGCAG atgttgaaaattcaataaaaaaacaaaggcCTATCAAAGTTCAATGTGGAGTAGCTAAAAGATCCTTGTATGATCCAGTTAAAG gTGACACAAAGGAGCTTCTCACTAAGATGAGAGAAGTTTTACAAGATTATAAAGAAAACTGTGCTGTGTTTTAA
- the LOC123664465 gene encoding uncharacterized protein LOC123664465: protein MNLAIRTVLTSRSFRLCDRISHKYLQTPVVTKCPIIQQRNYCEDRSEARRLPQLMEFPPIVWPSFIKFIKNWMYANFIIRPYFESEFNLHDFIEASKHAVQVVSESLQSSNFKALEGLVEKEAIATLKEAVSKLSVGQRQMLAINKEDIFYAFPYQVGVIFDDADKRWVEITMCYHVLKGMKQMQETGDLPPISLGVQPEYQEKIFILNYRFIREFTKGVEDSWWVNIVNHFQPHTLKKSF from the exons atgaatttagcTATTAGGACAGTTTTGACAAGTCGGTCGTTTAGGTTATGTGATAGGATttcacataaatatttacaaactcCAGTAGTTACGAAATGTCCTATTATACAACAACGAAATTACTGCGAGGACCGTTCGGAGGCAAGAAGGCTACCGCAGTTAATGGAATTCCCACCGATAGTGTGGCCTTcttttataaagtttataaaGAACTGGATGTACGCTAATTTCATAATCAGACCCTACTTTGAATCGGAATTCAATTTACACGACTTCATTGAGGCCTCTAAACATGCTGTACAG GTAGTTTCAGAAAGTCTCCAATCAAGTAACTTTAAGGCACTCGAAGGACTTGTTGAGAAAGAGGCAATTGCAACTTTAAAAGAGGCTGTTTCTAAACTATCTGTTGGTCAAAGGCAGATGTTAGCAATAAATAAGGAAGACATTTTCTATGCTTTCCCTTACCAG gTAGGAGTAATATTTGACGATGCTGATAAACGTTGGGTTGAAATAACCATGTGTTATCATGTTCTGAAAGGAATGAAACAAATGCAAGAAACTGGGGACTTGCCACCAATCTCATTAGG tgtacAACCAGAGTATCAagaaaagatatttattcttaaCTACAGATTTATCAGAGAATTTACCAAAGGAGTTGAAGATAGTTGGTGGGTCAATATCGTAAACCACTTCCAGCCTCACACACTTAAGAAATCATTTTAA
- the LOC123664464 gene encoding CDK-activating kinase assembly factor MAT1, translated as MEDQGCPRCKTTKYRNPSLKLMVNVCGHALCESCVDLLFLKGSGSCPECKVPLRRSNFRVQLFEDATVEKEIDIRKRVLKDFNKKEEDFATLREYNDYLEEIETIIFNLVNNIDVVGTNKKIEQYKKDNKEIIMKNKAKIGREELELEEILEIEKQMEELRKAEMLKVEEEAKKQKIREKEALIDELMFADGDAKEILNTFAQTVANKKEEVVPVVPKVTQFSTGVKFTRGSGQKQIPLIEEGPLYKYEPQAIPDRVGPDPPSVQEIVNNGYLRHVRAETETEKAGGYSSTLPCLRALQDALSGLYHAS; from the exons ATGGAGGATCAAGGTTGTCCACGTTGTAAAACTACTAAATACAGAAATCCATCATTGAAATTGATGGTAAACGTATGTGGCCATGCTTTATGCGAAAGCTGTGTTGATTTATTGTTTCTGAaag GTTCTGGTTCGTGCCCAGAATGTAAGGTTCCTTTACGGCGGAGTAACTTCCGCGTGCAGTTATTCGAAGATGCCACGGTAGAAAAAGAAATAGATATAAGGAAACGAGTTTTGAAAGATTTCAATAAGAAAGAGGAAGATTTCGCTACACTGAGAGAGTACAACGATTATTTAGAGGAAATTgaaactataatatttaatttagtaaataatatagatgTTGTAggcacaaataaaaaaattgaacagtataaaaaagacaataaagaaattataatgAAGAATAAGGCAAAAATAG GAAGAGAAGAGTTAGAACTAGAAGAGATATTAGAAATAGAAAAACAAATGGAGGAACTTCGTAAAGCAGAGATGTTGAAAGTAGAAGAAGAGGCAAAGAAACAGAAGATTAGAGAAAAAGAGGCTCTGATTGATGAGCTTATGTTTGCTGATGGTGATGCTAAAGAGATACTAAATACGTTTGCTCAGACTGTCGCTAACAAGAAGGAGGAAGTCGTGCCGGTCGTACCCaaa GTGACTCAGTTTTCAACAGGCGTAAAGTTTACTAGAGGTTCAGGACAAAAACAAATACCGCTTATTGAGGAAGGTCCTCTATATAAATATGAACCACAAGCTATACCTGACAGAGTGGGTCCCGACCCACCGTCTGTACAGGAGATTGTAAATAATGGATATCTGCGACATGTTAG AGCAGAGACAGAAACTGAGAAGGCGGGTGGATATTCCTCAACACTACCGTGTCTTAGAGCCTTACAGGATGCATTATCAGGCCTTTACCACGCTAGCTGA